A single genomic interval of Staphylococcus hyicus harbors:
- a CDS encoding condensation domain-containing protein — protein MSRLEIKRELIRLYQNGINIWFENDRLHYKSKLGKLSQDDVAFLKENKIKIIELFKSNSKYEYFKDINRFPLKDIQSAYIIGEKSVFGSVSSHVYFEVTFPTLDEIKINKIWNNLISKHEALRTVIDSWDTQKIVDSDIEYEVLVKKGEKNCNETRNRLMNKYYNPSIWPLFDIEVTQTDNQSLLHLSFDFLILDWMSIWILLKEFEYEYFHGNLQTKNHKISHLRDIYLGSELKKASSKYLHDEMYWTDKIEELGDYPKLPVKMSEIKDEFIRKSFLLNKNNWNAIKELSKKFALTHNTMALTAFACVLKKWVDQEKFVINLTTMNRESEFEDIQNVIGDFTSTNLLNVEIDEHKSFIYNAEKIQNQLLKDLEHNYFTGVETIREIRKSNSNCIFPIVFTSSLGTGVMNYEYMELGKIGISQSPQVFMDCQIMELNDELYINIDTRKGIFDNEFLEIFTKDYQHFLLDVLTNSARSSTLIHWYRKERYKDNFKQIITNCDEIEKTVDTNDKNIKNRLSDKLIHEITERCKDILKVDSLSKNDNFYKYGADSLILARLSTNIITTCEQHQLEEINFDSLLRSLLAEPTLQNILQEINNKKTDSKTDEKNENNYIGKLTIFKKGGETLKIFFHAGLGTMNCLRYLIDELKKNDQDSIAGITIQDQEKYCHIKKNQLVKKISEEYAELIKKSGYKAVHLVGYCSGGLIALEVASTLILNDVDVENVTLIDTSPSPLSKIDYMVSEMAFIQNHFITIKDVLPQINNNKLNDSIRKMYSKINTNSQYDLLNFITNKYGKEDLLKKELEEFFKNNSLNERFEIYKDVINSKQNSGITASKDFLISSYKTQMASWEGAHMTPTTYIGDVTYLKAQDKDDFDILPAQDNTEFWRNCCIGNFTEITIPGNHYNCVEDNVHASYVAKLLIKNFNR, from the coding sequence GTGAGTAGGTTGGAAATAAAAAGAGAATTAATCAGGCTATATCAAAATGGTATAAATATCTGGTTTGAAAATGATCGATTACATTATAAAAGTAAATTAGGAAAGTTGTCACAGGATGATGTAGCCTTCTTAAAAGAAAATAAAATTAAAATCATTGAGCTATTTAAATCAAATAGTAAATATGAATATTTTAAAGATATTAATCGATTTCCATTAAAAGATATACAAAGTGCTTATATTATAGGTGAGAAGAGTGTATTCGGATCAGTTTCAAGTCATGTCTATTTTGAAGTTACATTTCCAACATTAGATGAAATAAAAATAAATAAGATTTGGAATAATTTAATATCTAAACATGAAGCTTTAAGAACAGTTATTGATTCATGGGACACACAGAAAATAGTAGATTCAGATATTGAATATGAAGTTTTGGTAAAAAAGGGTGAAAAAAACTGTAATGAAACACGAAATCGATTGATGAATAAATATTACAATCCATCTATTTGGCCTTTATTCGATATTGAAGTAACTCAAACAGATAATCAATCACTTTTACATTTGTCGTTTGATTTTTTGATTTTAGATTGGATGAGTATTTGGATTTTATTAAAAGAATTTGAATATGAGTATTTTCATGGTAATTTACAAACAAAAAATCATAAAATTTCACATCTGAGGGATATTTATCTAGGTAGTGAACTAAAAAAAGCAAGTTCTAAATATTTGCATGACGAGATGTATTGGACAGACAAAATAGAAGAATTAGGAGATTATCCTAAGTTACCAGTAAAAATGAGTGAAATTAAAGATGAATTTATTAGAAAATCATTCCTTCTTAATAAAAATAATTGGAATGCTATTAAGGAACTCTCAAAAAAATTCGCTCTTACTCATAATACTATGGCTTTAACAGCATTTGCATGTGTTTTAAAAAAGTGGGTTGATCAAGAGAAGTTTGTAATAAACTTAACAACTATGAATAGAGAGTCAGAATTTGAGGATATACAAAATGTTATAGGAGATTTTACTTCAACAAATTTATTGAATGTAGAAATTGATGAACATAAATCATTTATTTATAACGCAGAAAAGATACAAAATCAATTATTAAAAGATTTAGAACATAATTATTTTACAGGTGTAGAAACAATAAGGGAAATTAGGAAATCAAATTCAAATTGCATATTTCCAATTGTTTTTACTAGTTCATTAGGTACAGGTGTTATGAATTATGAATATATGGAACTAGGGAAAATAGGTATAAGTCAATCTCCTCAAGTATTTATGGATTGTCAAATTATGGAGTTAAATGATGAATTATATATCAATATAGATACAAGAAAAGGTATTTTTGATAATGAATTTTTAGAAATTTTTACAAAAGATTATCAACATTTTCTATTAGACGTCTTAACTAACTCAGCCAGAAGTTCTACATTGATACATTGGTACCGTAAAGAACGCTATAAAGACAACTTTAAGCAAATTATTACTAATTGTGATGAAATTGAAAAGACCGTAGATACTAATGACAAAAATATTAAAAACCGACTGTCAGATAAATTAATTCATGAAATTACTGAGAGATGTAAAGACATATTAAAAGTAGATTCACTTAGTAAAAATGATAATTTTTATAAATACGGCGCAGATTCGTTAATATTAGCAAGATTATCAACAAATATAATCACTACATGTGAACAACATCAGTTAGAAGAAATAAATTTTGATAGTTTATTAAGATCCCTGTTAGCTGAGCCAACTCTACAAAACATACTACAAGAGATTAATAATAAAAAAACAGATAGTAAGACTGACGAGAAAAATGAGAATAATTATATAGGTAAATTAACAATTTTTAAAAAGGGAGGAGAAACGCTTAAAATATTTTTCCATGCAGGATTAGGAACAATGAATTGTTTAAGATATTTGATTGATGAATTAAAAAAGAATGATCAAGATTCAATTGCAGGTATTACAATTCAAGACCAAGAAAAATATTGTCATATAAAGAAAAATCAACTAGTTAAGAAAATTAGTGAAGAATATGCAGAGCTAATTAAGAAATCAGGATATAAAGCCGTTCATTTAGTGGGATATTGTTCTGGAGGTCTGATCGCTTTAGAAGTAGCGAGCACACTCATTCTCAATGATGTGGATGTTGAAAACGTTACCTTAATTGATACTTCACCGTCACCATTATCAAAAATAGATTATATGGTTTCTGAAATGGCATTTATACAAAATCACTTTATCACGATTAAAGATGTTCTGCCCCAAATTAATAATAACAAACTAAACGATAGTATTAGAAAGATGTATTCCAAAATTAATACGAATTCACAATATGATTTATTAAATTTCATCACCAATAAATATGGTAAAGAAGATCTATTAAAAAAAGAATTAGAGGAATTTTTCAAAAATAACTCATTAAACGAAAGATTTGAAATATATAAGGATGTTATAAATTCAAAACAAAATAGTGGCATTACTGCAAGTAAAGATTTCTTAATTTCTTCTTATAAAACGCAAATGGCAAGTTGGGAAGGGGCCCATATGACACCTACTACATATATTGGCGATGTAACTTACTTAAAAGCACAAGATAAGGATGACTTCGATATATTGCCAGCACAAGACAATACTGAATTTTGGCGAAATTGTTGTATCGGTAATTTTACTGAAATAACTATACCAGGTAATCATTATAATTGTGTCGAGGACAATGTTCATGCATCATATGTTGCGAAATTGTTAATAAAAAATTTTAACAGATGA
- a CDS encoding MptD family putative ECF transporter S component: MNKLTVKDLITVGVFTAIYLVLFFVTSMIGYIPFLIPFLGFFCPIVCGIPFILYIMKINKFGLVTLTGTILGIAFTVMGSGLIMIPFGMIFGIIGDFIMKSGKYIEWKSITWGYAIFSLWMMGFVLRMFIAREQYFKEVGESYGQDYVNVLESITPLWSLPVMFILTVVGGLIGAWLGKKMFNKHFKKAGLV, translated from the coding sequence ATGAATAAACTAACAGTGAAAGATTTAATTACAGTAGGTGTTTTTACAGCGATATATTTAGTCTTATTCTTTGTTACTTCAATGATCGGTTACATACCATTTTTAATACCGTTTCTAGGATTCTTTTGTCCGATAGTATGTGGAATTCCATTTATTTTATATATTATGAAGATAAATAAATTTGGATTGGTGACATTAACTGGAACAATTTTAGGTATTGCATTTACAGTTATGGGAAGTGGCTTAATTATGATTCCGTTCGGTATGATTTTCGGTATAATAGGTGATTTCATTATGAAGTCTGGTAAATATATTGAATGGAAATCAATTACATGGGGATATGCTATTTTCTCTTTATGGATGATGGGGTTTGTCTTAAGGATGTTTATTGCAAGGGAACAATACTTTAAAGAGGTCGGGGAGTCTTATGGTCAAGACTATGTAAACGTATTGGAATCTATTACTCCTTTATGGTCGTTACCTGTGATGTTTATTTTAACTGTAGTAGGAGGGCTTATCGGGGCTTGGTTAGGTAAGAAAATGTTTAATAAACATTTCAAAAAGGCGGGGCTTGTGTGA
- a CDS encoding energy-coupling factor transporter transmembrane component T: MKALGSSVKDYMNIILKLDPRTKIALTITISTLLISSGSSQSVLRVCLTLFSLTLLLTIHKISLFIKCVVIFLVLICLQYWVLPFTEGMIKFILLAFIGIFMNIFPGFIVGYYTLSSTKVSEFITAMEKLKLPRNIIIPISVIFRFFPTIAEEYRNINYAMKMRGIHFPNHLFRLIEYRTIPLIISVVQIGNDLSYTAMTRGIDSPFKRTNVCNLKFKLLDIMIMIIMIILWSVYFKEKLFHD; encoded by the coding sequence GTGAAGGCACTTGGTAGTTCAGTAAAAGATTATATGAATATCATCTTAAAATTAGATCCTAGAACTAAAATTGCTTTAACCATCACCATTAGCACGTTATTAATATCAAGCGGTAGTTCACAAAGTGTTTTAAGAGTATGTTTAACGCTATTTTCACTCACATTATTATTAACTATTCATAAGATAAGTTTATTCATCAAATGTGTTGTTATTTTTTTAGTGTTGATATGCCTACAATATTGGGTGCTCCCTTTTACAGAAGGCATGATTAAATTTATCCTTCTAGCATTTATTGGTATTTTTATGAATATATTTCCTGGATTTATAGTTGGTTACTATACTTTATCTTCTACGAAAGTAAGTGAATTTATAACAGCTATGGAAAAATTGAAATTACCTAGAAATATTATTATTCCAATATCTGTAATTTTTAGATTTTTCCCAACGATTGCTGAGGAATATCGAAATATTAATTATGCTATGAAAATGAGAGGTATTCATTTTCCAAATCATTTATTTAGATTGATTGAATATAGAACGATTCCACTTATTATATCTGTTGTACAAATAGGGAATGATCTTTCTTATACAGCAATGACGAGAGGGATTGATTCACCATTTAAACGTACGAATGTATGCAATTTGAAATTTAAACTACTCGATATAATGATAATGATTATTATGATTATTTTATGGAGTGTTTATTTTAAGGAGAAGTTGTTTCATGATTAA
- a CDS encoding ABC transporter ATP-binding protein, which translates to MIKFDNVTFNYASSDKPAIKNVSLQIKQGELVVFCGKSGSGKSTIAKLINGLIPKVQHGDIIGDVYLDGRNISEIEMYQLSQMVGSVFQNPKTQFYNVDTTSELAFNLENQGIDESVIKKKIKRVMNQFKIEHLLNQNIFELSGGEKQIIACATVLISNPDVVVLDEPSSNLDMYSIRKLKEMICYLKKSGKTVVLIEHRLHYIMDVADSIYYMENGLLHTQYQANTFKMLNRHELESMGIRYGQKEQLPLAPKNGVHVMHMYNFTYAYKKFNKENHLDIDKITMPKDEVVAIIGNNGSGKSTFAKCLCGLLKGFKGYVSYDHKQFKKKQLLKKSYMVFQDVNTQLFTESLEKELQLLNIHVTETQVDNILKSINLLDKKHEHPLSLSGGEKQRLAIATAILSDKEIIIFDEPTSGLDLYHMRKVAKMIQDIHEKGKQIFIITHDKSLILEICTYVLHIEEGRLINQFALNHRGIDQLNYYFDV; encoded by the coding sequence ATGATTAAATTTGATAATGTAACTTTTAACTATGCTTCTTCAGATAAACCGGCAATTAAAAATGTCTCACTTCAAATTAAACAAGGTGAATTAGTCGTGTTCTGTGGTAAATCAGGTAGCGGAAAGTCAACTATTGCCAAATTGATAAATGGCTTGATTCCTAAAGTTCAGCATGGCGACATAATTGGAGATGTTTATTTGGATGGACGCAATATATCAGAAATTGAAATGTATCAATTATCACAAATGGTTGGTAGTGTTTTTCAAAATCCGAAGACACAATTTTATAATGTTGATACAACAAGTGAGCTTGCATTTAATTTGGAAAATCAAGGTATAGATGAATCAGTCATTAAGAAAAAAATTAAAAGAGTCATGAATCAATTTAAGATTGAGCACTTATTGAATCAGAATATATTTGAGTTATCAGGTGGCGAAAAACAAATCATTGCGTGTGCGACAGTGCTTATTAGTAATCCGGATGTTGTCGTATTAGATGAACCATCATCTAATTTAGATATGTATAGCATTAGGAAATTAAAAGAAATGATTTGCTATTTAAAAAAAAGTGGCAAAACGGTCGTATTAATAGAACATCGCTTGCATTATATTATGGACGTGGCGGATAGTATTTATTATATGGAAAATGGTTTGTTACACACACAGTATCAGGCAAATACATTTAAGATGCTGAATCGTCATGAATTAGAAAGTATGGGTATTAGATATGGACAAAAAGAGCAGTTACCACTTGCGCCAAAAAATGGTGTACATGTTATGCACATGTATAACTTTACTTATGCTTATAAAAAATTTAATAAAGAAAATCATTTAGATATAGACAAAATAACAATGCCAAAAGATGAAGTGGTTGCGATTATAGGTAATAACGGAAGTGGTAAGTCTACTTTTGCTAAATGTTTATGTGGTTTATTGAAAGGTTTTAAAGGTTATGTTTCCTATGACCATAAGCAATTCAAAAAGAAACAATTATTAAAGAAGAGCTACATGGTTTTCCAAGATGTAAACACACAATTATTTACGGAAAGCTTAGAAAAGGAATTACAGCTGTTAAATATTCATGTAACAGAAACACAAGTTGATAACATTTTAAAAAGTATAAATTTATTAGATAAAAAGCATGAACACCCATTATCGCTTTCTGGTGGTGAAAAGCAAAGATTGGCTATTGCTACGGCAATTTTGAGTGATAAAGAAATAATTATATTTGATGAACCTACCTCAGGATTAGATTTATATCATATGAGAAAAGTAGCAAAAATGATTCAAGATATTCATGAGAAAGGAAAGCAAATTTTTATCATTACACATGATAAATCGTTGATATTAGAAATATGTACATATGTTTTACATATAGAAGAGGGTCGTCTTATTAATCAATTCGCATTAAATCATCGAGGTATCGATCAATTGAATTACTATTTCGATGTATAA
- a CDS encoding ABC transporter ATP-binding protein, producing MKTDEHWIKSLLFFGKDAKWKIFSSVLLSIISVFSGLVPYWTVYKIILLMIDGETEVNQVVYYIGIAVGAYVLQLICFGSSTMLSHVTAYDILSNIRKQLAHKLMRLPLGVIESRKIGELKNIFVDKVETIELPLAHVIPEVIGNLLLSISIFLYIVIIDWRMACALLITVPIAFFSFKKLMSGFNETYEEQMTSNNYMNSSIVEYIEGIEVIKTFNQSQNSYKKYKDAVNAYKEHTLNWFKSTWFYMNLGANILPSTFLGVLPLGMYLISINQLNYAEFFICLVLSLGVVAPIKNFTNYVNQLKSIQYAITEVRKVLNLEELEVSKVHKEPKNHKISFKDVGFSYSNDKDNLVFNHISFEIPEKNFTAIVGASGSGKSTIAKLLLRFWDVTSGEIDIGGVNIKDIESKKLNELVGFVGQDNFLLNLTFKENIKLGNPNASDEAVVEAAKLAQCHEFIAKLPEGYNTNVGSVGDKLSGGEKQRVTIARMILKDAPIIVLDEATAYVDPNNEQKIQTALNALTHNKTLIVIAHRLSTITQADQIIVLGHQQILEKGDHARLLNMNGHYRKMWDLHIGAKEWGVSS from the coding sequence ATGAAAACTGATGAACATTGGATAAAATCATTATTATTCTTTGGAAAAGATGCTAAATGGAAGATTTTTTCATCTGTTTTATTATCTATAATTAGTGTGTTTTCAGGATTAGTACCTTATTGGACAGTTTATAAAATTATATTGCTAATGATTGATGGGGAAACAGAAGTAAATCAAGTTGTTTATTATATAGGTATCGCTGTTGGTGCTTATGTTTTGCAACTTATTTGTTTTGGTAGTTCAACAATGTTATCGCATGTGACGGCTTATGATATTTTATCTAATATTAGAAAGCAACTCGCGCATAAATTAATGCGCTTACCTCTAGGTGTTATAGAATCTAGAAAAATTGGTGAACTCAAAAATATATTTGTCGATAAAGTTGAAACTATTGAATTACCATTAGCGCATGTTATTCCAGAAGTAATAGGTAATCTATTACTTTCTATTTCGATATTTCTTTATATTGTCATTATTGATTGGCGTATGGCATGTGCCCTGCTGATTACAGTTCCGATAGCATTTTTTTCTTTCAAAAAATTAATGTCCGGGTTCAATGAGACTTATGAAGAACAAATGACTTCGAATAATTATATGAATAGTTCAATTGTTGAATACATAGAAGGTATAGAAGTCATAAAAACATTTAATCAATCTCAAAATTCTTATAAAAAATATAAAGATGCTGTTAATGCATATAAGGAACATACGTTAAATTGGTTTAAAAGTACATGGTTTTATATGAACTTGGGTGCGAATATTCTCCCTTCGACTTTTTTGGGGGTGTTACCACTAGGTATGTATTTGATTTCAATTAACCAGTTGAACTATGCAGAATTTTTTATTTGCTTAGTACTATCTTTAGGTGTAGTTGCTCCAATTAAGAACTTTACTAATTATGTAAATCAATTAAAATCAATCCAATACGCCATTACAGAAGTGCGAAAAGTTTTAAATTTAGAAGAACTTGAAGTCTCGAAAGTACATAAAGAACCTAAAAATCATAAAATCTCATTTAAGGATGTTGGTTTCTCTTATTCCAACGATAAGGATAACTTAGTATTTAACCATATATCTTTTGAAATTCCCGAGAAAAATTTTACAGCAATTGTTGGTGCATCTGGTAGTGGTAAGTCTACGATTGCAAAATTACTATTAAGGTTTTGGGATGTAACATCAGGTGAAATTGATATTGGTGGCGTAAATATTAAAGATATTGAATCAAAGAAGCTTAACGAATTAGTGGGTTTTGTCGGACAAGATAACTTCTTATTGAATCTTACATTTAAAGAAAATATTAAATTAGGTAATCCAAATGCATCGGATGAAGCGGTTGTAGAAGCAGCTAAATTAGCGCAATGTCACGAATTTATTGCGAAATTGCCAGAGGGCTATAATACGAATGTAGGTTCAGTTGGAGATAAATTATCAGGTGGTGAAAAACAACGTGTCACAATAGCAAGAATGATTTTGAAAGATGCGCCTATTATTGTATTAGATGAAGCAACAGCTTATGTAGACCCTAATAATGAACAAAAAATTCAAACTGCATTAAATGCACTAACTCATAACAAAACGCTTATCGTGATTGCGCATCGATTATCTACCATTACACAAGCAGATCAAATTATCGTACTAGGTCATCAACAAATTCTTGAAAAAGGTGACCATGCAAGATTATTGAATATGAACGGACATTATAGGAAAATGTGGGATTTGCACATCGGTGCGAAAGAATGGGGAGTCTCTTCTTAA